Proteins encoded together in one Manis pentadactyla isolate mManPen7 chromosome 6, mManPen7.hap1, whole genome shotgun sequence window:
- the CTDP1 gene encoding RNA polymerase II subunit A C-terminal domain phosphatase isoform X5, with product MEPPPTEGAPPAAVAEVRCPGPGPLRLLEWRVAAGAAVRIGSVLAVCEAAASAQPTGLASARAERRLRSERAGVVRELCAQPGQVVAPGAVLARLEGCSHPVVMKGLCAECGQDLTQLQSKNGKQQLPLSTATVSMVHSVPELMVSSEQAEELGREDQQRLHRNRKLVLMVDLDQTLIHTTEQHCPQMSNKGIFHFQLGRGEPMLHTRLRPHCREFLEKTARLYELHVFTFGSRLYAHTIAGFLDPEKKLFSHRILSRDECIDPFSKTGNLRNLFPCGDSMVCIIDDREDVWKFAPNLITVKKYVYFQGIGDINAPSGPREPQARRKGADVTEQAPSVKDPEEGRQISGLEQSNGPGKPAKELNGGASPRGEWPWPGQEDETDTQLATHAPAAEGRGPPVCGQQHGRTLLEKRPAQGPVGSGLDFDLSSDSESSSESEGRSSAASDGEGVEERSRRRPRRVTQPGGLPGALPGPAGERPAGASQCGESAASAPLDSQEDSERDSLCGLGGGCADRKEAETESQNSEQSGITGGESLDQSVGEEEEEEDADADDHLVYLEEILARVHSDYYTRYDRFLRGDTPEIPDIRKIVPELKSQVLADVAIIFSGLHPTNFPVEKTREHYHATALGARVLTQLVPDPNAPDKATHLIAARAGTEKVRQAQESGQLHVVNPDWLWSCLERWDRVEEQLFPLRDDYGRAQREDGPAAFPDRQGALPTALFHLMPVRPRAQAGPEVRIYDANTGKLIRKGAVGPGPPSPLPSPAELSSFRWTTSLEKAAMTATVRGSSQRKRSPRPWGPRRGTASSQLQPARGTRQPAAGPEATRES from the exons ATGGAGCCGCCGCCCACCGAGGGCGCCCCGCCGGCGGCCGTGGCCGAGGTGCGCTGCCCGGGCCCCGGGCCGCTGCGCCTGCTCGAGTGGAGGGTGGCGGCGGGCGCGGCCGTGCGCATCGGCTCCGTGCTGGCCGTGTGCGAGGCCGCCGCCTCCGCGCAGCCCACGGGGCTCGCCTCTGCTCGCGCTGAGCGCAGGCTGAGGTCGGAGCGCGCCGGCGTGGTGCGGGAGCTGTGTGCGCAGCCGGGCCAGGTGGTGGCCCCCGG AGCAGTGCTGGCTCGATTGGAAGGATGCAGCCACCCCGTTGTCATGAAAGGCTTGTGTGCCGAGTGTGGCCAAGACCTGACCCA GTTGCAGAGCAAGAACGGGAAACAGCAACTGCCGCTGTCCACGGCCACCGTGTCGATGGTACACAGTGTTCCCGAGCTGATGGTGAGCTCCGAG CAAGCGGAGGAACTAGGCCGGGAAGACCAGCAGCGCCTGCATCGGAACAGAAAGCTGGTGCTCATGGTGGACCTGGACCAGACCCTGATCCACACGACCGAGCAGCACTGCCCGCAGATGTCCAACAAG GGCATCTTTCACTTCCAGCTGGGCCGAGGTGAGCCGATGCTGCACACACGTCTGCGTCCACACTGCAGGGAGTTTCTGGAAAAGACCGCCAGGCTGTACGAGCTACACGTCTTCACCTTCGGCAGCCGGCTGTATGCGCACACCATTGCAG GTTTTTTAGACCCGGAGAAGAAGCTTTTTTCTCACCGAATACTGTCAAGGGATGAATGTATCGACCCGTTTTCTAAGACGGGCAACCTCAG AAATCTCTTTCCTTGTGGAGACTCGATGGTTTGCATTATCGATGACCGAGAAGATGTCTGGAAGTTTGCCCCCAATCTGATCACCGTGAAGAAGTATGTTTACTTCCAGGGCATAGGGGACATCAACGCCCCCTCTGGGCCCCGGGAGCCTCAGGCAAGGAGGAAAG GTGCCGATGTCACAGAACAAGCTCCATCTGTCAAGGACCCCGAGGAAGGAAGGCAGATTTCTGGGCTGGAGCAGAGTAACGGCCCTGGGAAGCCTGCAAAAGAGCTCAATGGGGGTGCTTCTCCGCGGGGGGAATGGCCCTGGCCTGGTCAGGAGGATGAAACAGACACCCAGCTCGCCACCCATGCCCCCGCAGCCGAAGGGAGGGGGCCCCCGGTGTGCGGTCAGCAGCATGGGCGGACGTTGCTAGAAAAGCGGCCTGCTCAGGGCCCAGTGGGCAGTGGCCTGGACTTTGACCTGTCCAGTGACAGTGAGAGCAGCAGCGAGTCGGAGGGTCGGTCCTCTGCTGCCTCCGATGGCGAAGGTGTGGAGGAGAGGAGCCGGAGAAGGCCGAGGCGGGTCACACAGCCGGGGGGCCTCCCGGGGGCCCTCCCGGGCCCCGCAGGGGAGAGGCCTGCAGGGGCGAGTCAGTGTGGAGAGTCTGCGGCCAGCGCCCCCCTGGACTCGCAGGAGGACAGCGAGCGCGACAGTCTGTGTGGGTTGGGGGGCGGCTGTGCGGACAGGAAGGAGGCCGAGACGGAGTCCCAGAACAGCGAGCAGTCGGGCATCACAGGAGGGGAGTCCCTGGACCAGAGTgtcggggaggaggaggaggaggaggacgccGACGCCGACGACCACCTGGTCTACCTGGAGGAGATCCTGGCCCGCGTGCACTCGGACTACTACACCAGGTACGACCGGTTCCTCCGCGGGGACACCCCAGAAATCCCCGACATCCGCAAGATCGTCCCGGAGCTCAAGAGCCAAGTGTTGGCGGATGTCGCCATAATATTCAGTGGGCTGCACCCCACAAACTTCCCGGTGGAGAAGACCCGGGAGCACTACCACGCCACGGCCCTGGGAGCCAGGGTCCTCACCCAGCTCGTGCCGGACCCCAACGCCCCCGACAAGGCCACCCACCTGATCGCCGCACGGGCTG gcacagagaaggtgcGCCAGGCCCAGGAGAGTGGGCAGCTGCACGTGGTGAACCCCGACTGGCTGTGGAGCTGCCTCGAGCGCTGGGACAGGGTGGAGGAGCAGCTCTTCCCACTTAGAGACGACTACGGCAGAGCGCAGAG GGAGGACGGCCCCGCAGCCTTTCCCGACAGGCAGGGAGCCCTTCCGACCGCCCTGTTCCATCTGATGCCTGTCCGTCCCAGGGCCCAGGCTGGCCCTGAAGTCCGGATCTACGACGCCAACACGGGCAAGCTCATCCGGAAGGGCGCTGtgggccccgggccccccagccccctgccctcccccgcAGAGCTCTCCTCCTTCAG